The Cupriavidus necator N-1 DNA window GCATGTACTACACCACCCACGACGGCCGCCAGATCATGGACGGTTGTGCCGGCCTGTGGTGCGTGGCCGCCGGCCACTGCCGCAAGGAAATCTCCGAGGCCGTAGCGCGCCAGGCCGCCACGCTGGACTATGCGCCGCCGTTCCAGATGGGCCATCCGCTGTCGTTCGAGGCCGCCACCAAGGTGGCCTCGATCATGCCGCAGGGCCTGGATCGCATCTTCTTCACCAACTCGGGCTCGGAGTCGGTCGACACCGCGCTGAAGATCGCGCTGGCCTACCACCGTGCACGCGGCGAAGGCCAGCGCACGCGTTTTATCGGCCGCGAGCGCGGCTACCACGGCGTGGGCTTCGGCGGCATGGCGGTGGGCGGCATTGGCCCCAACCGCAGGGCGTTCTCGGCCAACCTGATGCCGGGCACCGACCACCTGCCGGCCACGCTGAATATCGCCGAGGCAGCCTTCTCCAAGGGCCAGCCGCAATGGGGCGCGCACCTGGCCGATGAGCTGGAGCGCATCCTGGCGCTGCACGACCCGTCCAACGTTGCCGCCGTGATCGTCGAGCCGCTGGCCGGCTCCGCCGGCGTGCTGGTGCCGCCGGTCGGCTACCTGGAAAAGCTGCGTGAAATCACCAGCAAGCACGGCATCCTGCTGATCTTCGACGAGGTCATCACCGCCTTCGGCCGCCTGGGCGCCGCCACCGCGGCGGAGCGCTTCAAGGTCACGCCGGACCTGATCACCATGGCCAAGGCGATCAACAACGCCGCGGTGCCGATGGGCGCCGTCGCCGTGCGCCGCGAAGTGCATGACACCGTGGTCAATTCGGCCGCGCCGGGCGCGATCGAGCTGCTGCATGGCTACACCTACTCCGGCCACCCGCTGGCCGCGGCTGCCGCCATCGCCACCCTCGACCTGTACCAGCGCGAAAACCTGTTCGGCCGCGCCGCCGAACTGGCGCCGGTGTTCGAAGCCGCGGTGCACGGCGTACGCAGCGCGCCGCACGTGAAGGACATCCGCAACTACGGCCTGGTCGCCGGCATCGAGCTGGAGCCGCGTCCCGGCCAGCCCGGCGCGCGCGCGTATGAGGCCTTCCTGAAGTGCCTGGAGCTCGGCGTGCTGGTGCGCTACACCGGCGACATCCTGGCGTTCTCGCCGCCGCTGATCATCTCTGAAGCCCAGATCGGCGAACTGTTCGATACGGTGAAGAAGGCACTGCAGGACATCAAGTAAGCGGCGCGCGCCGCATCGCATTGCCGCCGGACCTGCGGGTCCGGCCTCCCTGACTGCACGCCGGGGCGCGCGCTGACTTGCGTGCCGCGGCAATCGAAGGAAATCCCAAGTGAGCATCGCAGAAAACCGGCAACTTGCCGAGATCCACCATTTCATCGGCGGCGCCGTGCGCCGCGCCGGCGGCCAGCGCCATGCGGACGTATTCAACCCCGCCACCGGCGAGGTCGCAGCGCGCGTGGCGCTAGGGACCACGCAGGACGTGGCCGATGCCGTCGCCGCCGCCCAGGCCGCGTTCCCCGCCTGGGCCGACACGCCGCCGCTGCGCCGCGCGCGCATCCTGTTCAAGTTCAAGGAACTGCTCGACCAGCACCACGATGACCTGGCCGCGCTGATCACGCGCGAGCATGGCAAGGTGTTCTCGGATGCGAAGGGCGAAGTCACGCGCGGCATCGAGGTGGTGGAATTCGCCTGCGGCATCCCCAACCTGCTCAAGACCGATTTCACCGACAACATCGGCGGCGGCATCGACAACTGGAACCTGCGCCAGCCGCTGGGCGTGGTGGCCGGCATCACGCCGTTCAACTTCCCGGTGATGGTGCCGATGTGGATGTTCCCGGTGGCAATCGCCTGCGGCAATACCTTCGTGTTGAAGCCGTCGGAGCGCGATCCGTCGCCGAGCCTGCTGATTGCCGATCTGCTGCGCCAGGCGGGATTGCCCGATGGCGTGTTCAATGTCGTGCAGGGCGACAAGGAAGCCGTGGACGCGCTGCTCGCGCATCCAGACGTCCAGGCGCTGTCGTTCGTCGGCTCGACGCCGATCGCCGAGTACATCTATACGGAAGGGACCAAGCACGGCAAGCGCGTGCAGGCCTTGGGCGGCGCCAAGAACCACCTGGTGGTGATGCCGGATGCCGATCTCGACCAGGCGGTCGATGCGCTGATCGGTGCCGCGTATGGTTCTGCCGGCGAACGCTGCATGGCGATCTCGGTCGCCGTAGCGGTGGGCG harbors:
- a CDS encoding aspartate aminotransferase family protein codes for the protein MDAAKTVIPDLDALWMPFTANRQYKAAPRLLASASGMYYTTHDGRQIMDGCAGLWCVAAGHCRKEISEAVARQAATLDYAPPFQMGHPLSFEAATKVASIMPQGLDRIFFTNSGSESVDTALKIALAYHRARGEGQRTRFIGRERGYHGVGFGGMAVGGIGPNRRAFSANLMPGTDHLPATLNIAEAAFSKGQPQWGAHLADELERILALHDPSNVAAVIVEPLAGSAGVLVPPVGYLEKLREITSKHGILLIFDEVITAFGRLGAATAAERFKVTPDLITMAKAINNAAVPMGAVAVRREVHDTVVNSAAPGAIELLHGYTYSGHPLAAAAAIATLDLYQRENLFGRAAELAPVFEAAVHGVRSAPHVKDIRNYGLVAGIELEPRPGQPGARAYEAFLKCLELGVLVRYTGDILAFSPPLIISEAQIGELFDTVKKALQDIK
- a CDS encoding CoA-acylating methylmalonate-semialdehyde dehydrogenase; amino-acid sequence: MSIAENRQLAEIHHFIGGAVRRAGGQRHADVFNPATGEVAARVALGTTQDVADAVAAAQAAFPAWADTPPLRRARILFKFKELLDQHHDDLAALITREHGKVFSDAKGEVTRGIEVVEFACGIPNLLKTDFTDNIGGGIDNWNLRQPLGVVAGITPFNFPVMVPMWMFPVAIACGNTFVLKPSERDPSPSLLIADLLRQAGLPDGVFNVVQGDKEAVDALLAHPDVQALSFVGSTPIAEYIYTEGTKHGKRVQALGGAKNHLVVMPDADLDQAVDALIGAAYGSAGERCMAISVAVAVGDVADKLVPRLAERARTLKIRNGMESDAEMGPLVTGAHKAKVEGYIAKGVQEGATLVTDGRGHKVDGHENGFYVGGTLFDNVKPDMTIYKEEIFGPVLSVVRVHDFAEAVSLINAHEYGNGVSCYTSDGGIARAFARQIQVGMVGINVPIPVPMAWHSFGGWKRSLFGDHHAYGEEGVRFYTRYKSVMQRWPDSIAKGAEFTMPVAK